Proteins from a single region of Budorcas taxicolor isolate Tak-1 chromosome 11, Takin1.1, whole genome shotgun sequence:
- the FKBPL gene encoding FK506-binding protein-like isoform X2 produces the protein MVWLLPSGEALRPPPGADLDSVHPFLSKTVYPRWKGPGTQMDTPPVNSMGEKDSCQPQQQGEKNFELPTQIRQHPQESPTEILELRVSPDPASQILENPQETEKLAAGLEKDSAKSHGSASAMSEPLQASDLWYCPDGTFVKKIVVRGHGLDKPKLGSRCRGRDSWELEDTEKEALAREERARGTELFRAGNPEGAARCYARALRLLLTLPPPGPPERTVLHANLAACQLLLGQPHLAAQSCDRVLEREPGHIKALYRRGVAQAALGNLEKAMTDLKKVLAVDPKNRAAQEELGKVIIQGKKQDAGLAQGLRKMFG, from the exons ATGGTCTGGCTATTGCCATCAGGCGAGGCGCTTCGGCCCCCCCCAG GTGCTGACCTGGACTCTGTCCATCCCTTTCTATCCAAAACTGTTTACCCACGGTGGAAGGGGCCAGGCACCCAAATGGATACACCACCAGTCAATTCAATGGGAGAGAAGGACAGCTGTCAACCGCAACAACAAGGGGAAAAGAACTTTGAATTACCTACTCAGATTAGGCAGCATCCGCAAGAATCTCCTACGGAAATCCTTGAGCTGAGAGTGAGCCCAGATCCAGCTAGCCAAATTCTAGAGAATCCTCAGGAAACTGAAAAACTGGCCGCTGGACTTGAAAAAGACTCTGCTAAGTCTCATGGATCAGCCAGTGCGATGTCAGAGCCCCTTCAAGCTTCTGATCTCTGGTACTGTCCTGATGGCACCTTTGTCAAGAAGATCGTAGTCCGTGGCCACGGCTTAGACAAACCCAAGCTGGGCTCCCGCTGCAGG GGTCGAGACTCCTGGGAGCTGGAGGACACCGAGAAGGAGGCCTTGGCCAGAGAAGAACGTGCAAGGGGCACAGAATTATTTCGAGCGGGGAATCCGGAAGGAGCTGCCCGATGCTATGCACGGGCTCTTCGGCTGCTGCTGACCTTACCCCCACCTGGCCCTCCGGAACGAACTGTCCTTCACGCCAACCTGGCTGCTTGTCAGTTGCTGCTAGGGCAGCCTCACTTGGCGGCCCAAAGTTGTGACCGGGTGCTGGAGCGGGAGCCTGGGCATATAAAGGCGTTGTACCGAAGGGGTGTTGCCCAGGCTGCTCTTGGAAACCTGGAAAAAGCAATGACTGACCTCAAGAAGGTGTTGGCCGTAGACCCCAAAAACCGCGCAGCCCAGGAGGAGCTGGGAAAGGTGATCATTCAGGGGAAGAAACAGGATGCAGGGCTGGCTCAAGGACTGCGCAAGATGTTTGGCTGA
- the ATF6B gene encoding cyclic AMP-dependent transcription factor ATF-6 beta isoform X1: MAELMLLSEIADPTRFFTDNLLSPEDWDSTLYAGLDEVADEQTQLFRCPEQDVPFGSSSLDLGMDVSPPEPPWDSLPIFPARFPPDLQVKSEPSSPCSSSSFSSESSHLSTEPFSQAPGVGEMLVVKSESLAPPLCLLGDDPTSPFETIQINVSPTSDDPSDVQIKIEPASPSSSISSEAPLLSAESPSQAFIGEEVLEVKTEFPSPQGCLLQDVPGPLPGAVQISVGLSSDGSSGKALPARKPPLQPKPVVITTVPMPLRAVPASTTVLLQPLVQPPPVSPVVLIQGAVRVRPEGPTPPTPRPERKSIVPAPMPGNSCPPEVDAKLLKRQQRMIKNRESACQSRRKKKEYLQGLEARLQAVLADNQQLRRENAALRRRLEALLTENSELKLGSGNRKVVCVMVFLLFIAFNFGPVSISEPPPASISPRMSRGESRPRRHLLEFSAQEPVHGAEPPQHPFQDPEEPQPSPTGRPSFRNLTAFSGDARELLLRDLDQLFLSSDCRHFNRTESLRLADELSGWVQRHQRGRRKTPQRAQEKQKSQLWKKSPPVQAVPTRPPGPPEGDSMGQLQLYRQPDRSQPEFLDAIDRREDTFYVVSFRRDHLLLPAISHNKTSRPKMSLVMPAMAPNETLSGRGPPGDYEEMMQIECEVMDTRVIHIKTSTVPPSLRKQPSSTPGNATGGPLPASAAASQAHQAAHQPSTSIISDLYDSH, translated from the exons aTGGCGGAGCTGATGCTCCTCAGTGAGATTGCGGACCCGACACGCTTTTTCACCGACAACTTGCTGAGCCCGGAGGACTGGG ACAGCACTTTGTACGCCGGCTTGGATGAAGTGGCCGATGAGCAGACGCAGCTCTTCCGTTGTCCGGAGCAGGATGTCCCG TTTGGCAGCAGCTCCCTGGACCTGGGGATGGACGTCagccctcctgaacccccctggGACTCTCTGCCTATCTTCCCAG CCCGTTTTCCTCCAGATCTCCAGGTGAAGTCTGAGCCATCCTCCCcctgctcttcctcctccttcagcTCTGAATCATCGCATCTTTCCACAGAGCCTTTCAGCCAG GCCCCTGGTGTAGGGGAGATGCTGGTTGTGAAGTCAGAGTCCTTGGCACCCCCACTCTGCCTCCTGGGAGATGATCCAACATCCCCATTTGAAACCATCCAGATCAATGTCAGCCCCACCTCTGATGATCCTTCAG ATGTTCAGATTAAGATAGAGCCTGCCTCTCCGTCTTCCTCCATCAGCTCAGAGGCTCCCCTGCTCTCTGCGGAGTCTCCCAGCCAG GCTTTCATAGGAGAGGAGGTCCTGGAAGTAAAAACAGAGTTCCCGTCCCCTCAGGGATGTCTCCTGCAAGATGTCCCCGGCCCCCTTCCTGGAGCTGTCCAAATCAGCGTGGGCCTATCCTCTGACGGCTCCTCAG GCAAAGCCCTGCCCGCCCGGAAGCCACCACTGCAGCCCAAACCTGTGGTGATAACCACTGTCCCGATGCCACTGAGAGCCGTGCCCGCCAGCACCACCGTCCTCTTGCAGCCCCTTGTCCAGCCACCCCCAG TGTCCCCAGTGGTCCTCATCCAAGGTGCTGTTCGAGTCCGGCCTGAGGGACCAACCCCTCCTACTCCACGGCCTGAGAGGAAGAGCATTGTTCCAGCCCCTATGCCTGGGAACTCCTGCCCACCTGAGGTGGAT GCCAAGCTGCTGAAGCGGCAGCAGCGGATGATCAAGAACCGGGAGTCCGCCTGCCAGTCccgcaggaagaagaaagagtacCTGCAGGGGCTGGAAGCACGGCTGCAGGCCGTCCTGGCTGACAACCAGCAGCTCCGGCGGGAGAATGCTGCCCTCCGCCGGCGGCTGGAGGCCCTGCTGACTGAG AACAGCGAGCTCAAGTTAGGGTCTGGAAACAGGAAGGTGGTCTGCGTCATGGTCTTCCTTCTCTTCATCGCTTTCAACTTTGGGCCTGTGAG CATCAGTGAGCCTCCTCCGGCTTCCATCTCTCCTCGGATGAGCAGAGGGGAGTCTCGACCCCGGAGACACTTGCTGGAGTTCTCGGCACAAGAGCCAGTTCATGGAGCCGAGCCCCCCCAGCATCCCTTCCAGGACCCTGaggagccccagcccagccctacAGGCCGCCCAAGTTTCAG GAACCTGACAGCCTTCTCTGGGGACGCCAGGGAGCTGCTGCTGAGAGACCTGGACCAGCTCTTCCTCTCCTCGGATTGCCGGCACTTCAACCGAACCGAGTCCCTGAG GCTTGCTGACGAGCTGAGTGGCTGGGTCCAGCGCCACCAGAGAGGCCGGCGGAAGACACCCCAGAGAGCCCAGGAGAAACAG AAGTCTCAGCTGTGGAAGAAGTCACCTCCAGTTCAGGCAGTCCCCACCCGCCCCCCTGGGCCCCCAGAAGG GGATTCCATGGGCCAGTTGCAGCTGTACCGCCAACCAGACCGTTCGCAGCCCGAGTTCCTGGATGCAATTGACCGACGGGAAGACACATTTTATGTTGTCTCCTTCCGAAGG gatCACTTGCTGCTCCCAGCCATCAGCCACAACAAGACCTCCCGGCCCAAGATGTCCCTGGTGATGCCTGCCATGGCCCCCAATG AGACCCTGTCAGGCCGGGGGCCCCCTGGGGACTATGAGGAGATGATGCAGATCGAGTGTGAGGTCATGGATACCAGAGTGATTCACATCAAGACCTCCACAGTGCCCCCCTCACTACGAAAACAGCCGTCCTCAACCCCGGGCAATGCCACAGGTGGCCCCTTGCCAGCTTCTGCAGCAGCCAGCCAGGCCCACCAGGCCGCCCATCAGCCCTCTACCTCAATAATCTCTGACCTCTATGACTCACACTGA
- the ATF6B gene encoding cyclic AMP-dependent transcription factor ATF-6 beta isoform X2, translating into MAELMLLSEIADPTRFFTDNLLSPEDWDSTLYAGLDEVADEQTQLFRCPEQDVPFGSSSLDLGMDVSPPEPPWDSLPIFPDLQVKSEPSSPCSSSSFSSESSHLSTEPFSQAPGVGEMLVVKSESLAPPLCLLGDDPTSPFETIQINVSPTSDDPSDVQIKIEPASPSSSISSEAPLLSAESPSQAFIGEEVLEVKTEFPSPQGCLLQDVPGPLPGAVQISVGLSSDGSSGKALPARKPPLQPKPVVITTVPMPLRAVPASTTVLLQPLVQPPPVSPVVLIQGAVRVRPEGPTPPTPRPERKSIVPAPMPGNSCPPEVDAKLLKRQQRMIKNRESACQSRRKKKEYLQGLEARLQAVLADNQQLRRENAALRRRLEALLTENSELKLGSGNRKVVCVMVFLLFIAFNFGPVSISEPPPASISPRMSRGESRPRRHLLEFSAQEPVHGAEPPQHPFQDPEEPQPSPTGRPSFRNLTAFSGDARELLLRDLDQLFLSSDCRHFNRTESLRLADELSGWVQRHQRGRRKTPQRAQEKQKSQLWKKSPPVQAVPTRPPGPPEGDSMGQLQLYRQPDRSQPEFLDAIDRREDTFYVVSFRRDHLLLPAISHNKTSRPKMSLVMPAMAPNETLSGRGPPGDYEEMMQIECEVMDTRVIHIKTSTVPPSLRKQPSSTPGNATGGPLPASAAASQAHQAAHQPSTSIISDLYDSH; encoded by the exons aTGGCGGAGCTGATGCTCCTCAGTGAGATTGCGGACCCGACACGCTTTTTCACCGACAACTTGCTGAGCCCGGAGGACTGGG ACAGCACTTTGTACGCCGGCTTGGATGAAGTGGCCGATGAGCAGACGCAGCTCTTCCGTTGTCCGGAGCAGGATGTCCCG TTTGGCAGCAGCTCCCTGGACCTGGGGATGGACGTCagccctcctgaacccccctggGACTCTCTGCCTATCTTCCCAG ATCTCCAGGTGAAGTCTGAGCCATCCTCCCcctgctcttcctcctccttcagcTCTGAATCATCGCATCTTTCCACAGAGCCTTTCAGCCAG GCCCCTGGTGTAGGGGAGATGCTGGTTGTGAAGTCAGAGTCCTTGGCACCCCCACTCTGCCTCCTGGGAGATGATCCAACATCCCCATTTGAAACCATCCAGATCAATGTCAGCCCCACCTCTGATGATCCTTCAG ATGTTCAGATTAAGATAGAGCCTGCCTCTCCGTCTTCCTCCATCAGCTCAGAGGCTCCCCTGCTCTCTGCGGAGTCTCCCAGCCAG GCTTTCATAGGAGAGGAGGTCCTGGAAGTAAAAACAGAGTTCCCGTCCCCTCAGGGATGTCTCCTGCAAGATGTCCCCGGCCCCCTTCCTGGAGCTGTCCAAATCAGCGTGGGCCTATCCTCTGACGGCTCCTCAG GCAAAGCCCTGCCCGCCCGGAAGCCACCACTGCAGCCCAAACCTGTGGTGATAACCACTGTCCCGATGCCACTGAGAGCCGTGCCCGCCAGCACCACCGTCCTCTTGCAGCCCCTTGTCCAGCCACCCCCAG TGTCCCCAGTGGTCCTCATCCAAGGTGCTGTTCGAGTCCGGCCTGAGGGACCAACCCCTCCTACTCCACGGCCTGAGAGGAAGAGCATTGTTCCAGCCCCTATGCCTGGGAACTCCTGCCCACCTGAGGTGGAT GCCAAGCTGCTGAAGCGGCAGCAGCGGATGATCAAGAACCGGGAGTCCGCCTGCCAGTCccgcaggaagaagaaagagtacCTGCAGGGGCTGGAAGCACGGCTGCAGGCCGTCCTGGCTGACAACCAGCAGCTCCGGCGGGAGAATGCTGCCCTCCGCCGGCGGCTGGAGGCCCTGCTGACTGAG AACAGCGAGCTCAAGTTAGGGTCTGGAAACAGGAAGGTGGTCTGCGTCATGGTCTTCCTTCTCTTCATCGCTTTCAACTTTGGGCCTGTGAG CATCAGTGAGCCTCCTCCGGCTTCCATCTCTCCTCGGATGAGCAGAGGGGAGTCTCGACCCCGGAGACACTTGCTGGAGTTCTCGGCACAAGAGCCAGTTCATGGAGCCGAGCCCCCCCAGCATCCCTTCCAGGACCCTGaggagccccagcccagccctacAGGCCGCCCAAGTTTCAG GAACCTGACAGCCTTCTCTGGGGACGCCAGGGAGCTGCTGCTGAGAGACCTGGACCAGCTCTTCCTCTCCTCGGATTGCCGGCACTTCAACCGAACCGAGTCCCTGAG GCTTGCTGACGAGCTGAGTGGCTGGGTCCAGCGCCACCAGAGAGGCCGGCGGAAGACACCCCAGAGAGCCCAGGAGAAACAG AAGTCTCAGCTGTGGAAGAAGTCACCTCCAGTTCAGGCAGTCCCCACCCGCCCCCCTGGGCCCCCAGAAGG GGATTCCATGGGCCAGTTGCAGCTGTACCGCCAACCAGACCGTTCGCAGCCCGAGTTCCTGGATGCAATTGACCGACGGGAAGACACATTTTATGTTGTCTCCTTCCGAAGG gatCACTTGCTGCTCCCAGCCATCAGCCACAACAAGACCTCCCGGCCCAAGATGTCCCTGGTGATGCCTGCCATGGCCCCCAATG AGACCCTGTCAGGCCGGGGGCCCCCTGGGGACTATGAGGAGATGATGCAGATCGAGTGTGAGGTCATGGATACCAGAGTGATTCACATCAAGACCTCCACAGTGCCCCCCTCACTACGAAAACAGCCGTCCTCAACCCCGGGCAATGCCACAGGTGGCCCCTTGCCAGCTTCTGCAGCAGCCAGCCAGGCCCACCAGGCCGCCCATCAGCCCTCTACCTCAATAATCTCTGACCTCTATGACTCACACTGA
- the FKBPL gene encoding FK506-binding protein-like isoform X1: MVWLLPSGEALRPPPGADLDSVHPFLSKTVYPRWKGPGTQMDTPPVNSMGEKDSCQPQQQGEKNFELPTQIRQHPQESPTEILELRVSPDPASQILENPQETEKLAAGLEKDSAKSHGSASAMSEPLQASDLWYCPDGTFVKKIVVRGHGLDKPKLGSRCRVQASGFPLGSGLPEGWTELTVGLGPWREETWGELIEKCLESMCQGEEAELQLPGRSGLPVRLTLASFTQGRDSWELEDTEKEALAREERARGTELFRAGNPEGAARCYARALRLLLTLPPPGPPERTVLHANLAACQLLLGQPHLAAQSCDRVLEREPGHIKALYRRGVAQAALGNLEKAMTDLKKVLAVDPKNRAAQEELGKVIIQGKKQDAGLAQGLRKMFG, translated from the exons ATGGTCTGGCTATTGCCATCAGGCGAGGCGCTTCGGCCCCCCCCAG GTGCTGACCTGGACTCTGTCCATCCCTTTCTATCCAAAACTGTTTACCCACGGTGGAAGGGGCCAGGCACCCAAATGGATACACCACCAGTCAATTCAATGGGAGAGAAGGACAGCTGTCAACCGCAACAACAAGGGGAAAAGAACTTTGAATTACCTACTCAGATTAGGCAGCATCCGCAAGAATCTCCTACGGAAATCCTTGAGCTGAGAGTGAGCCCAGATCCAGCTAGCCAAATTCTAGAGAATCCTCAGGAAACTGAAAAACTGGCCGCTGGACTTGAAAAAGACTCTGCTAAGTCTCATGGATCAGCCAGTGCGATGTCAGAGCCCCTTCAAGCTTCTGATCTCTGGTACTGTCCTGATGGCACCTTTGTCAAGAAGATCGTAGTCCGTGGCCACGGCTTAGACAAACCCAAGCTGGGCTCCCGCTGCAGGGTACAGGCTTCTGGATTTCCTTTGGGGTCAGGGCTGCCAGAGGGCTGGACAGAACTAACTGTGGGGTTAGGCCCTTGGAGGGAGGAAACTTGGGGGGAGCTTATAGAGAAATGCTTGGAATCCATGTGTCAAGGCGAGGAGGCAGAGCTTCAGCTCCCTGGGCGCTCTGGACTTCCTGTCAGGCTCACATTGGCCTCCTTCACTCAGGGTCGAGACTCCTGGGAGCTGGAGGACACCGAGAAGGAGGCCTTGGCCAGAGAAGAACGTGCAAGGGGCACAGAATTATTTCGAGCGGGGAATCCGGAAGGAGCTGCCCGATGCTATGCACGGGCTCTTCGGCTGCTGCTGACCTTACCCCCACCTGGCCCTCCGGAACGAACTGTCCTTCACGCCAACCTGGCTGCTTGTCAGTTGCTGCTAGGGCAGCCTCACTTGGCGGCCCAAAGTTGTGACCGGGTGCTGGAGCGGGAGCCTGGGCATATAAAGGCGTTGTACCGAAGGGGTGTTGCCCAGGCTGCTCTTGGAAACCTGGAAAAAGCAATGACTGACCTCAAGAAGGTGTTGGCCGTAGACCCCAAAAACCGCGCAGCCCAGGAGGAGCTGGGAAAGGTGATCATTCAGGGGAAGAAACAGGATGCAGGGCTGGCTCAAGGACTGCGCAAGATGTTTGGCTGA